The DNA window TAAATTTTGCAAGCGAAATTCCCTTTGCGTCTATTACAGTACTATTGCCGCTGTATTCAATTCCATTTCCATCTTTCCCAATTCTGTTCACGCCGGCAACGAAACATTGATTTTCAATGGCACGGGCTATTAATAATTGCTCCCAAGGGTAAGCTCTGGCTTTAGGCCAATTGGCCACATAAATCAAAACATCATAGTCCCAACTTCCTTTTTCAGTGAATTTATTTCTGCTCCAAACCGGAAAACGTAAATCATAACAAACTAGCGGGCAGATTTTCCATTTTCCGATTTTAATAATTAGTTTATTTTTTCCGGCAGTATATTCTTGATCTTCTCCGGCCATTCTAAATAAATGGCGTTTGTCGTAGTGTTGATGTTTTCCGTTTGGGTAGGCAACATATAATCTGTTATAATATTTGTTTTTTTCTTTTATCGCTACACTACCCATTAAAACTGTTTTTTTCTTTTTCGCCTCTGCCAACATCCATAAAAGTGTACTTCCGTTTTCCTCTGCTTGTTTTTTTGGATTCATGGTAAAACCGGTGGTAAACATTTCAGGCAAAACAATTAAATCTGTTTTTGATTTGATGGAAGCAATTAATTGATGGAAGTGAATTAAATTAGCTACCTGGTCTTCCCAGTAAATTTTGGATTGAATTAAACTTATTTTCATTGACAATATTTTTGAAATGCGGTAACGGCGGGTTTATAATTATTTTGCGCAGCTATTTTTAAATCAGCACAGGGATTTTCTTTTAAATTCACTTTTACTACACCTCTCCAATAATAAGCTTCAATATAATTTTTATTTAAAATTAAACATTTATCTAAATCCAACTTGCATTTCGAAAAATCTTGCATTTTACCATAGGCAATCCCTCGTTTAAAATAAAAATCAGGTTCATCAGCGTCTCCTTGAATGCAAAGGTCATAAACAGAAATCGCTTTTTCGAGTTGATTCATTTCATTATAACAATTAGCTAAAATAAAAAGTGCTTTTGCGTTATTAGGTTCACTTTTTAAAACATATTCAGCATCGCTGATTGCTTTGGCTATGTCCATTTTATTGTAATAGGCTGAAGCGCGACCGATATAGGATTTAGTATTTTCTTTTAGTTTTATGGCTTGATTAAAACTTTTTATGGCCTCATCACTTTTATTTAGTTTCAACAACACCAAACCCAGATTATAGTAACCTTTGTAATTTTTTTCATTCACACGTACCGCTTCGGTCAGATATTGTAAGGCTTCGGTATCTTTATTTAACATCATCTTTTCAGTACCCAAACTGTTTAAAGCAACAAAAGATTCGGGATATTTTTTTACGACATCCGTGTATAAATTTTCTGCACTGCTCCATATACGCATGCGTGAAAAACTTATTATGGGCAGAATAATGATTAGTAAAATCGAACTATATTTTAAAACGCGCTCTTTTTGTGCAATACAATAAACCGGCAATAAACTAAAGAAAAATAAGGCCATGTACATATAACGGTCGGCATAGAGTGATTCGCCAAAAGGTATAAATTGTAAAACCAGTATTAAATTAATAAGTGGTAAACTAATGAGCGCGAATAGTTTAAATGATTTCTTGTAAAATAAATAACTTAATAAAATAATGACAGCGCTAAAGAAGGTGATTCCGCTTATTAATATAAACGAATTAAATTCAGGATAAGGATGTAAGGCCGATAAGCCAATGGGAAAAGTGAAAAAGCCGATATATTTTAATAATGCAAATCCGCCAAAAGCAAAACGCTGGTAGTAAGGAAAAGCATGCGAATAATTAATGAATAAATCAGCACTTTGTGTTTTCATATTGATGATACCAAATATTATTGCAATAATTAGAAACGGAATTTTATGCAAAACATATTTTAGTTTAAAATCATTGTTTTGAAAAATATCCAATGCAATAAATAGAAGTGGTAAAATAACGGCTGAAGGTTTACTTAAACAGGCCAGAAGAAAAAATAAAAAAACTTTTAAGTATTTGCTTTGCGAGCTGCTTTCAATAGGGTTCAAATAAGCATGTATGGAAAGAAAAGCAAAAAATACCCAGAGTACATTTTTCAATTCACTTATCCAGCCTACACTTTCAATTTGTAGGGGATGTAAAAGAAATAAAATGGCAATTACATTTGCCGGACCTTTGTTTTTAAAAAGAATAAGCCCAATTCGAAAAGCTAAAACCCCATTCAATAAATGAATCAGAATATTGAAAAGGTGATGTCCGCCTACGTTTGTTCCTGCCAATTTCCAATTCAGGGCATGAAAAAACATGGTGAGCGGAATGTAATTACCTACATAGTGACTGGAAAAAAAAGCAAAAAGGTTAAAACTGCGTACATCCTTGTTTTTAAATACCATTTCGGGGTCGTCCCAACTAATTGCCGGGAAATTCAAAAACTGCAAATACAATAGCAAAGTAATGCAAACTGCAATTATCACTATAAAATGTTCATTAATTATGTTATGGCGGCTTAATTTCAACTAAGCAAAAATAGTATTTTTAAACAGTGATTAAATTGTCGGTTGTAATAATAACCTTCAATGAGGAAAAAAACATTGAACGTTGCCTGCTTTCTGTAAAGGAAGTGGCTGATGAAATAGTGGTTTTAGACTCTTTTAGTGCCGATAAAACAGAAGAGATTTGTAAAAAGCACGGTGTTCGGTTTGTGCAACAAGCTTTTGATGGGCATATTGAACAAAAAAACCGGGCAATAACCTATAGCTCACATAATCACGTACTTTCCCTGGATGCAGACGAAGCCTTAGACAAGCAATTAATAGAATCGATTAAAAAAATTAAGCTGGATTTTAAAAAGGACGGGTATTATATGAACCGTTTAACCAATTATTGCGGGCATTGGGTTAAACATTGTGGCTGGTATCCGGATAAGAAGTTAAGATTGTGGGATAAAAGTAAGGGCGCGTGGACCGGAATGAATCCCCACGATCGATACGAATTGTTTAATGGTGATGAGCATACCGGATTTTTAAAAGGTGATATTTTACATTATAGTTATTATACGATTGAGGATCACTATAAGCAGGTAGATTATTTCACCTCAATTGCCGCCAAAGCTTATTTAGCCAAAGGAAAAAATGCGGCTTTTTATAAACTTTTTGTTAATCCAATTGCAAAGTTTATTGATCATTATGTTTTGCATTTGGGATTTTTAGATGGATTGGCCGGATATCGAATTTCAAAAATTTCAGCTTATGCCACTTATTTAAAATATAAAAAAATCAGGAGTTTGTATAGTGGAAAATAAACCGGTTTACATCATAAGCAGAACAGATAGTATCGGCGATGTTATATTAACCTTGCCCATGTTAGGCCTTTTAAAAAAAAATTGTCCGGCCTGTAAAATCATTTTTTTAGGTAAACGTTATACAGAAGATGTAGTACTGGCCAGTGAACATGTGGATGAGTTTTTGGATTATAACGAGATTGAAAAAAAAGATATTCAAAATCAAATTGAAGCATTACAATCTTATAAAGCAACGCATTTCATTCATGTTTTTCCTGTAAAATCAATAGCCTTACTTGCCAAAAAAGCAAAAATTCAAAATCGAATAGGTACAACTAATCGTTTGTATCATTGGACAACTTGTAATCGGCTTATCTCGCTTTCTCGAAAAAATTCTGATTTACATGAGACCCAATTGAATATTAAATTACTGGAAAAGATTATTGAAAGTACAGAGGTGAGCCTAAATGAAATTCCGAATTTGTATGGATTTACGAAGCTCAAATCTTTTGAACATGAAAGCCTGAGTTTACCTACAAAAGATAAATTTAATATTATTATTCACCCCAAATCGAAAGGAAGTGCTTTGGAATGGGGATTAGAGAATTTTAAAAAATTAATTGATTTATTGCCATCCGAAAAATATCGAGTTTTTATTAGTGGAACTGCAGATGATGAATTAGCTATGAAGGAATTTATTTTAGATAATCCAAAGGCCATAAACATAAGCGGTAAACTTTCATTACAACAATTTATTCCGTTTATCAAGGCTTGTGATGCATTAGTGGCTGCAAGCACCGGGCCTTTGCATATTGCTTCGGCAGTAGGAATAAAAGCTATTGGATTATTTTCATCTCGCCGACCAATTCATCCGGGTCGATGGAAGCCAGTAGGAATAAATTCGCATGCTTTGGTATTTGATCCAAATTGCGTTACCTGTGCAAAGGGTAAATATTGTGAATGCATTAAACAAATAAATCCGCAACAAGTGGTAAATTTACTGGAGAATAAATGAAGGAGTTTAAAGATAAAGTTGTTTGGATAACGGGTGCCTCTTCCGGCATTGGTGAAGCTTTGGCCATTGATTTAGCTAAAAAAGGATGTAGATTGATTCTTTCGGCACGCAGGGAGAATGAACTAAAAAGAGTAGGGGAGAATACCAAATTACCTCCGTTGGATTTGATGATATTACCGCTTGATTTAATAAACACATCAAACGCAAGTGCATGGGTAGCTCAAATTATAAATCATTTCGGCAGAATAGATATACTGATTAATAATGGTGGAATGAGTCAACGAAGTTCTCTACTGGAAACTACGGTTGAAATAGAAAGAGAATTGATGGAAGTAAATTATTTTGCGCAAGTAAATATAGCTAAAGCTGTATTGCCATATATGATTAAACAAAAAAGCGGATCAATTGTGGTGATAAGTAGTATAGTTGGGAAATTCGGATTCTATTTAAGATCATCGTATAGTGCGGCAAAACATGCTTTGCATGGTTATTTTGAATCTTTAAGACTAGAGAATGAAAATAAAGGAATAAAAGTAATGATGGTTTGTCCGGGTAAAATAAAAACTTCTGTTTCCTTAAATGCAGTAATAGCCGACGGAAATAAACACAATCAAATGGATCCGAGTCATGAAAATAGCATGAGTGCAGAACAGTGTGCGGCTATAATAATAGAAGGCATAATAAATAATAAACATGAAATTTTTGTGGGCGGTAAGGAATTACTAATGATTAAAATTAAAAGATTTTTTCCGACCTGGTTTTCAAAATTAATAAGGAAACAAAGTCCTTATTAAACTATTTCAGCATTAAATAAAATTGCAAAATTCTTTTTAAGTTTTTCTTTCACTTCCTGTATATTCAATTCTCTTCCCAATTCAGCTTTCATACTGGTTACTTTTTTATTAGTAATTCCACAAGGAATAATATTATTGAAGTAGTTTAAATCGGTATTGATGTTAAATCCCCAACCGTGCATGGTTACCCAACGGCTGCATCGCACGCCCATGGCACAAATTTTACGAGCCTGTAATGGATTTCCCGAATCAATCCAAACACCGGTTTCGCCCGGGCTTCGTTCACTCTTTATTCCATACTCTTCTAATGTAACAATTATAGTTTCTTCTAATAATCTCAAATACTTATGTATATCCGTAAAAAAATTATCTAAGTCAAGTATAGGATAAGCAACCAATTGTCCGGGACCATGATAAGTGATATCTCCGCCTCTGTTTATTTTATGGTATTCGGCGCTTTTTTCTCGCAGTTGTAATTCATTTAGCAATAGGTTTTTTTCATCCCCACTTTTACCTAAAGTGTAAACATGCGGGTGTTCCACAAAAAGTAAATAATTTGGAGTGGTGATTTTTTCTTCTTCTGCTAAATCTCTATTTAAGGTTTTAATTCGAACAACCTCTTCAAACAATTCCTCTTGGTAATTCCAGCATTCCGAATAGTTCATTAAACCAAGATCGCGAAATATGATCTTATTATTTTTCAAATTTAATCTGATTAGTAAATCAGAATTTAGAAAGTTCTGATTTTAAATGGTTGATTACGTTTACTTCAACCGGGTCAATAGCACGAATGTCGGCAATGTAACAACTAATCCAATCCCCAATATTAATTAAGTATAAAAACTGTTCCAATTTACTTTCGCCTTTTGCTTCAATGTCTATTACTCCCGAAGAATATTTTTCAAATATGGGTTTGCAAATTTCATATCTTTTCTTTGTTCGCTTATAATCAAATGAAGTATGAAATGTAAGTACAGCTAAATTATCATTCTTGGTAGTCCATCCTACTAATTCATTATGATTCATTTCAGGAAAAACATGATGCCAGCACAACATTTTACTATTTTCATTTATTTGTTGTCTGAAACGAACAGAAACGCCCTCGCAAGATCCTAAGGAGTATATAACCGGAATTTTATTAGAGATTTTTGATGCTATTTGTTGCGCCTTTGTTTTGATGTTGTTTTTTTCTTGATCTAATAAGTGAATAGCTTTTTTTAAATCTGATAGTAAACTATTTGAGGCAAACCCTTTGGCTATAAATATTTTTATTAATTGAATTAAAGAATAACCTATACAAGAACGAGGAGGATTACCGCCCGGAATTATAATGTGATCTAATTGATGTTGTTTTGCCAATTCATATACTTTTCCTCCGCTACATACACAAACAATTTGCGCCTTTTTTTCCAAAGCTTGTTGCATGGCTTGTAAAGTTTCTTCTGTATTCCCCGAATAGCTTGAGATAATTACTAAAGTATTAGGGCCAGTGAAGGCCGGTAAAAAATAATCTTTATTAATTATGACCGGAACAGTACAGCTATCTGAAATCAGTTCTGATAGTATTGTACCTCCAATTCCGGAGCCACCTAATCCGCTAATAATGATTTGATGAATGTTTTCAGACTTACTTATAATAGCTTGGTTAGCTATAGTCAAACCTTCATTCAATTGATCAACGAAACTTTCTACAAGTTCTTTCATGTTGCAAAAGTAATAGAATAAATCCTTTTCTTATTTAATTTGTAATTTGTTCTCGTCTATTAAAGCTTTCACCTTTAATATGCCAACCATGCTTAATGAATCAGTTATCTCACCATTCATAACCATCTCATAAGCTTTCTGAAAAGGAACTTTCATAATTTTCAAATCCTCATTTTCATCTGGTTCAGCTATTCCTTCAGTTAAATCTGTTGCTAAGTATATGTGACTATATTCATCACTCACCGAATTGCTGGTGTGCATATTACAAATTAACTCGTAACTCATTGCTGTTAAGCCTGTTTCCTCTTTAAGTTCTCTTTTTGCGGACTCCAAAGGATCGGTATTTAAAGGGCCTCCGCCTTCAATTATTTCCCAACTATATGCGTTTAAAGGGTAGCGCCACTGCCCTACAAGCCACGTATTTAGCTGATTATCAATAGGTATGATGCCAATTGCCAGATTTTTAAAATGCACCGTACCATAAACACCTTGCGTTCCGGAAGGGGTAATTACATCATGTTTTTCTACTTTAATCCAAGGCGTTTCAAGTTTTATTTCACTTTTAAGTGTTTTCCAGGGATTAATTGGTCGTACTTCAGTCATTGAAAGTCTAAATTAACTCTTTTATTGCATAGTTTCACACACCCATTCTGTTGATTAAGTCCTTAATTTAACTTATTTTAGTAACCAATTACTCTTTAGCTTCGTAATAGTTTAGCATGAGGTTCAGGCTTATTTTAATTTTCTCTATTCTTTTTGCGTTTGTTAAAGCACAGCAAACGGGTTCTTTTAATTCAAACCCCTCATGCGCTACATGGACGGTTATAAAACCGAGTTGTAGCCCGGGATGTGATGCCAAAATTA is part of the Sphingobacteriaceae bacterium genome and encodes:
- a CDS encoding amidohydrolase; protein product: MKISLIQSKIYWEDQVANLIHFHQLIASIKSKTDLIVLPEMFTTGFTMNPKKQAEENGSTLLWMLAEAKKKKTVLMGSVAIKEKNKYYNRLYVAYPNGKHQHYDKRHLFRMAGEDQEYTAGKNKLIIKIGKWKICPLVCYDLRFPVWSRNKFTEKGSWDYDVLIYVANWPKARAYPWEQLLIARAIENQCFVAGVNRIGKDGNGIEYSGNSTVIDAKGISLAKFKNGAPGICTVELKKNELDKFRKNFPAGLDADKFKLI
- a CDS encoding tetratricopeptide repeat protein; this encodes MIIAVCITLLLYLQFLNFPAISWDDPEMVFKNKDVRSFNLFAFFSSHYVGNYIPLTMFFHALNWKLAGTNVGGHHLFNILIHLLNGVLAFRIGLILFKNKGPANVIAILFLLHPLQIESVGWISELKNVLWVFFAFLSIHAYLNPIESSSQSKYLKVFLFFLLACLSKPSAVILPLLFIALDIFQNNDFKLKYVLHKIPFLIIAIIFGIINMKTQSADLFINYSHAFPYYQRFAFGGFALLKYIGFFTFPIGLSALHPYPEFNSFILISGITFFSAVIILLSYLFYKKSFKLFALISLPLINLILVLQFIPFGESLYADRYMYMALFFFSLLPVYCIAQKERVLKYSSILLIIILPIISFSRMRIWSSAENLYTDVVKKYPESFVALNSLGTEKMMLNKDTEALQYLTEAVRVNEKNYKGYYNLGLVLLKLNKSDEAIKSFNQAIKLKENTKSYIGRASAYYNKMDIAKAISDAEYVLKSEPNNAKALFILANCYNEMNQLEKAISVYDLCIQGDADEPDFYFKRGIAYGKMQDFSKCKLDLDKCLILNKNYIEAYYWRGVVKVNLKENPCADLKIAAQNNYKPAVTAFQKYCQ
- a CDS encoding glycosyltransferase family 2 protein produces the protein MIKLSVVIITFNEEKNIERCLLSVKEVADEIVVLDSFSADKTEEICKKHGVRFVQQAFDGHIEQKNRAITYSSHNHVLSLDADEALDKQLIESIKKIKLDFKKDGYYMNRLTNYCGHWVKHCGWYPDKKLRLWDKSKGAWTGMNPHDRYELFNGDEHTGFLKGDILHYSYYTIEDHYKQVDYFTSIAAKAYLAKGKNAAFYKLFVNPIAKFIDHYVLHLGFLDGLAGYRISKISAYATYLKYKKIRSLYSGK
- a CDS encoding glycosyltransferase family 9 protein encodes the protein MENKPVYIISRTDSIGDVILTLPMLGLLKKNCPACKIIFLGKRYTEDVVLASEHVDEFLDYNEIEKKDIQNQIEALQSYKATHFIHVFPVKSIALLAKKAKIQNRIGTTNRLYHWTTCNRLISLSRKNSDLHETQLNIKLLEKIIESTEVSLNEIPNLYGFTKLKSFEHESLSLPTKDKFNIIIHPKSKGSALEWGLENFKKLIDLLPSEKYRVFISGTADDELAMKEFILDNPKAINISGKLSLQQFIPFIKACDALVAASTGPLHIASAVGIKAIGLFSSRRPIHPGRWKPVGINSHALVFDPNCVTCAKGKYCECIKQINPQQVVNLLENK
- a CDS encoding SDR family oxidoreductase translates to MKEFKDKVVWITGASSGIGEALAIDLAKKGCRLILSARRENELKRVGENTKLPPLDLMILPLDLINTSNASAWVAQIINHFGRIDILINNGGMSQRSSLLETTVEIERELMEVNYFAQVNIAKAVLPYMIKQKSGSIVVISSIVGKFGFYLRSSYSAAKHALHGYFESLRLENENKGIKVMMVCPGKIKTSVSLNAVIADGNKHNQMDPSHENSMSAEQCAAIIIEGIINNKHEIFVGGKELLMIKIKRFFPTWFSKLIRKQSPY
- the lipB gene encoding lipoyl(octanoyl) transferase LipB, which gives rise to MKNNKIIFRDLGLMNYSECWNYQEELFEEVVRIKTLNRDLAEEEKITTPNYLLFVEHPHVYTLGKSGDEKNLLLNELQLREKSAEYHKINRGGDITYHGPGQLVAYPILDLDNFFTDIHKYLRLLEETIIVTLEEYGIKSERSPGETGVWIDSGNPLQARKICAMGVRCSRWVTMHGWGFNINTDLNYFNNIIPCGITNKKVTSMKAELGRELNIQEVKEKLKKNFAILFNAEIV
- a CDS encoding bifunctional phosphoglucose/phosphomannose isomerase yields the protein MKELVESFVDQLNEGLTIANQAIISKSENIHQIIISGLGGSGIGGTILSELISDSCTVPVIINKDYFLPAFTGPNTLVIISSYSGNTEETLQAMQQALEKKAQIVCVCSGGKVYELAKQHQLDHIIIPGGNPPRSCIGYSLIQLIKIFIAKGFASNSLLSDLKKAIHLLDQEKNNIKTKAQQIASKISNKIPVIYSLGSCEGVSVRFRQQINENSKMLCWHHVFPEMNHNELVGWTTKNDNLAVLTFHTSFDYKRTKKRYEICKPIFEKYSSGVIDIEAKGESKLEQFLYLINIGDWISCYIADIRAIDPVEVNVINHLKSELSKF
- a CDS encoding NUDIX hydrolase; the encoded protein is MTEVRPINPWKTLKSEIKLETPWIKVEKHDVITPSGTQGVYGTVHFKNLAIGIIPIDNQLNTWLVGQWRYPLNAYSWEIIEGGGPLNTDPLESAKRELKEETGLTAMSYELICNMHTSNSVSDEYSHIYLATDLTEGIAEPDENEDLKIMKVPFQKAYEMVMNGEITDSLSMVGILKVKALIDENKLQIK